The Drosophila virilis strain 15010-1051.87 unplaced genomic scaffold, Dvir_AGI_RSII-ME tig00000338, whole genome shotgun sequence genomic interval GCTAGACATTTTAAAAAAGATCTCCTCAAAAAGAGCTGCCAAATAAAGTTGTAGTACAAGattagcttttattattcaaGTCAATTGCCTGACATGTGAGACCACATCTAATATAGATATCGGCCTACTATATCAGAAGAAGAAGTGATCGAAAAATTCGTTTTTATATGGAAAATGTTtctgtttctcaagatatatTCAGGAAACTTTCATACTATACGATTCTGCTAACATATCTCGCAAGCCATGTCAAATCGTTTGACAATACTATAGAGTATCTATAGGAACAATCGCTGGGATATAGTGCTTAAGTAGTTATCCAGTAGATACTCAGTTGGTCAGAGAGCAAACCGAAAAACAAAGTAACTGTTTACAAACATTGTATAGGTTTGAGACTTTGATTAAATTCGTAGTCAGTATTATTTAAAAGCGTCTAACATTCTTActtttgtatatgtttattttatttttaactgcATGGTTCGCTTCAAATTGAAAGTACGtggaaaattgcattttaactaATCGTTTCGACATCAAGTTGACGATTTGTATAAAccatataaaaaacaatatatatactatatatatatatatatatatatatatacatatatatgttgaaAATGTTCAAGGTGCGCAAATTCCAGTTTCGCGTGACCGAGAGCAAGTGCCGCTCCTTCTCCATATGGAACTTTTGCCCGGTCACCCGTTGGCATCAGCTCTGGCAGTTTATTGGCGGATGCACCCCATGCCGGGTACGAGTTCTTTCCATACAATCTTCTGGCTGGTGCTAGGCCCTCAGCCTGACTGGCGCCTATCGCAGCTGTGGGCGAATGTGTCCACATCTATTGCGTATCCAGCCACCCGCTCGAGATGTGGCGACCCCGTAAATTCTTTGTATTCGACGTTGAGGTGCTCCGCAGGGGTCGCTTGGTGGGCGCACTCATCATGAGCTATGCCTGGATGTTGATGATCTATGCGCTGATCAATGTGAGtgcaaatatattcaaatacgCTTGCAGAGAGACATCTAATCTTAGCAGTAGTTGCCAGCAGATTGTTATTTCGATTTGAGCAGCTGCTAAGATCGAAGCTCTTATCTCTTATCTATTTATTACTGTTATTTCTTGTGGCCACTTAATGCTGTTATTATTCAGACAAAGCCAAATTATATAACACCATGGTTAATACTTAATACCTTGATGCTGGCTCTGGATTTCCTTGTTTGGCTGGTCGAGGTGCTTACCGGTCGGCTGACACTTCATTTGAGTGCGGTTTATCCAATGATCCGGCTCTTCTGCACCCTGGCCCTGGTCAACTGCATCAAGACGGTCTTTGAGAACGCCATCAAACATAACATGGGTGGACACCCTAAGTGTGTTTGGCAAGGAATCGATATTTAGCATTTCGGACTAAGCCCTCAGCACAAGCAAGTCGAATTTAGCTCAACTCGCGTTTAAACTCATTTCCACACAAATCAACTCAATTCAAGTCTCAAGTCAAGCAAACTCAATTCAAGCTGTGGCACCCTTTGGGTCTCATTAAATTGAATGGTTATCATTAAAAAGGTGGAGCAGTGCCTAATTGTATCAAACTGAGTTTTTTCACCCTCCACACCCCGCTCCGCCGCGCCGTCAGTCGGCCTCTTGCCTCCTGCATTAAGCTCAATTAAGCGGCACGCACATTGACCGACTGGCATCCTCGTGCGGACCTTAATCAGTACCCATGTGGCAGGTACAGCTACAGGTTTGACTACAGCTGGGCCCGTTGCCTAGCAAACACCTTGCGCTAACCGATCCTCAAGGACTGCCCTGGCTTATAAGCACACTCctctgtctgtcggtctgtcaGTCGTTCCTCGCTGAGGTCCTTCAGCTTTAGCGCTCAATTTGCGACAGCACACTTTGCACTTTCCAGAAAGTTAGTTAGTTAAGAGGGGTGCTGTTTTGGCTTAcaattctcaacaagtttAAGGAAAAGCTTTGATAATTATCAGTTCATAACAAACTAAACTCAGGCCAGCCtaacattattgttgttatttgcatTATTTGTCAATGTCGAGCACTGGATGACTCACAACTAAATGAGCAGCTCTCAAGAATAATAGTATTAGTATATATTTGACAAAAGCTCGAACAGATCATATCACAGGAGATACCATATCCcataaaatatgaacaaaTATCGAAAAAGTATAAACATTGATAGCTAAGGGCATCAAATATTCGTTGTGGGCCTCACTCGCACTCACTTGCGTTGCCCTTTGCAGGCGATTTGGCAACTCATATTGAGGAATTACACCTGTCCCGCTTGCAAGCTGCAGGCATCGAAATCTATACgcaattaaaagtaaaaagaaaataagaaacgaatacaaaaaaaaagaaacaaaaacaaaaaacagcaacaacaaaattgaaacacAGCCTGAATGTTTTTAACAAGAGGGCTAAAAAGCCGCTGAGCCAGTTATGTGACATACACGACAAGGATGTGGCAGCTACAGCTTACAGCTGGCGGCTGCCACACTCACCTGGCCACGCCACACTCACTTCACCTGCCACGCCCAATCGCGAACGACCTGCGCCGCACCGCATCTCTGCCATATATCCTGATCTTGATATTCAACTATACAAATGTCTAGCTTACGTTGATATATTTACTGATAGCATGAAGGTAACTTATCGGATCTCATTCTTGATCCGGAAGCTAAGGTAAAACGATCTAGCCTTATCTGTCTACGTGAACACATTGTTTAAGAAACTAAGAGCTGGGCAAATCCTTTGATATATTAACATCTTCTTCccacaaaatcgataaaaatcaaactCTAGTTTGCACATCGCAGCAAATGTTTAGATCGATTCTTCCCATAAAGCTATATTACCATATAAAAGTGATAAGGTGCGCGCTTTAACTATATTCCAGGTACATAAATCCCTagaaaaactcaatttttgaccgatcgttccgatGGTTATCGATACGGACAACTAAAGCAACAACTATGGGGTTTGTCTTCTTCTATTAAGAATTGTGGCAAATCTGAAAATAAAACGGAATTACCCCGACAAAAGGAAAGTGTACGCAGACTTGGTTTCTGGTTGGCTTTTGgcctttaattttattaaatcttCTCAATCGTGCTTTGGGGCATGTTACACAACTTTTAAGCTTCGCCGTAGACAACATTGCCAACTGGGCAACAGTTCCAGTTATACTctataaacacatatatacatatatgctatatatatactatatgcatatatgtatgtgtgctccATAAACATAATGTGTATGCAGATAATTGGCAGAAAAGACTGCCTACAAATTGTTAGATATATGAATATAACGTTTAATTTCCTGACTCTGTTTATTTTGCTTGTATTATATGTCCTATAAtcgtatatacataatatttgtttatgtattATAGCTATAGTTTATGGATTGGTAAAGCATGgctatataatttaatatgcatacatCATTCATCTAGCGAGAATTGTCAATAAGTAGTATATACTAATtggtatttttgtattttgcgtATTTTAATTCCTGCGCAACGTACCTACTTACATATATGggtacaattatatatatatatatatatatatatagcattagaagtgtttttttttctggctcttgttgttggtatacaatattttaacaTTCAACCAAACTTCATGGAAtacaaaaatggaaaaagcaATTTGAAATAAGGCTATTTCAACGTTTCTATACgtattttttgtactttttctTTTGCGTTGCTTTCAGTACTattctgtatgtgtgtgtatgtgtgtgtgtgtgtgtgtgtggtgtgtgtgtgtgtgtgtgtgtgtgtgtgtgtgtgtgtgtgttcagtTTAATGGTCAAGGTCGGATGCTAGAAAATGCCCACTTAGCCAACTCAAATGAAGTTAagcaataaattaacaaaga includes:
- the LOC116651804 gene encoding uncharacterized protein → MWRPRKFFVFDVEVLRRGRLVGALIMSYAWMLMIYALINTKPNYITPWLILNTLMLALDFLVWLVEVLTGRLTLHLSAVYPMIRLFCTLALVNCIKTVFENAIKHNMGGHPKCVWQGIDI